A region of the Lysobacter sp. K5869 genome:
TCGAAGCGTTGCGGCGCCTCGAACGTCCAGTCCTGACGCCAGTGCTTGGTCACGTGGCCGCTCTTGCCGTCCACGAGGATGTGCTGCAGAACGATCTTAGTCGGCGTGTCCTCGACCACGATCACCGTCTCGTTGCCGCCGCTGCGCATCGCCGGCGCGCGCTCGTAGCCGGGCTTGAGCAGCACGGTTTCGTCGAAGGCGAAATCGACGATGTATTCGCCCTGCATCGCCAGGATCGAGGCGCGGTCGCGGGCCGGATCGACGGCGGACGGCGCGGCGGTTTGGGCCAGGGCGAACGGGCTGGAAAGCAAGCAGGTCGCCAGCACGCTGGCGCGGAAGTAGCGAAGGTTCATAAGGTCTCGATTGGCGGTTTAGCTGTAAACGAAAGAAAGAAGAGATAAGGAATCGGCGTTCAGCGCCGCGGCGGCGCCAGACAGCAGCAAGCGTCGGCGTCCTCGTCCAGGCGCACGCCCGCCGCGTCGGCGATGCGCCGCGCCTGCGCGCGTCCCAGCGACGACAACGCGGCCGCTTCGGCCAGCAGCACGCAATGGCCGGCCTCGTCGCGCAGCACGCTCAGGCGCAAGGCCTGCGCGCGCGAGCCGCCTCGCAGGCGGCGCCACCAGCGCGCGGCCGCGGCCCAGGCGCTCGCGCGCGAAGGCACGCAGGCGAGCGACGCCGCGGCATCGTCCCAGGCGAGAAAGTCGCTGTCGGCAAGCAGGTACAGACGCCAGCATTCGCGGCCGGCGGCGTCGCGGAACGACAGCGCCTCGTCGGCGCCGTCGCCCAAACGCCGCGCCTCGCGCGCCGCCCGCCAGCCTTCCAAGGCATCGCGCTGGCGGCGCGGCCGCAGGCACAGCACCGTCGCCACCGCCGCCAAACGCTCCGGCGCCGGCAACGCGCCGCGCGCGCCGCCGTGGCCGGGCAGCAAGGCGAACATCGACGACGGCGCCGCGCGCACGGCTTACCAGCTCACCGCCACGCTGGCGCCGACGTTGCGGCCCGGCGCGGTGTAGCGGTCGAGGATGCGGCTGCTCGCGGTCAGCGTCCCGGGCACGTCGCCGTTGTCCCAGTAGGTCTTGTCGCCGAGGTTGAACACGCCGGCGTTGAACTTGGCGCCCGGCGCGAAATCCCAGTGCGCGAGCAGATCCAGCACGCCGTAGCCCGG
Encoded here:
- a CDS encoding Hemin transport protein; the protein is MFALLPGHGGARGALPAPERLAAVATVLCLRPRRQRDALEGWRAAREARRLGDGADEALSFRDAAGRECWRLYLLADSDFLAWDDAAASLACVPSRASAWAAAARWWRRLRGGSRAQALRLSVLRDEAGHCVLLAEAAALSSLGRAQARRIADAAGVRLDEDADACCCLAPPRR